In the genome of Coleofasciculus sp. FACHB-1120, one region contains:
- a CDS encoding GNAT family N-acetyltransferase — translation MTNPDKNEAASNYSSIYIRDLEIDDLAPVYHLGEAVFTSNLYPYLYRTWDEWEVIGLYNTDPEYCLVAEIDEQLAGFILGTVISKASWTYGYIIWLGVNPNFQRRGVGDKLVDKLVERMIEDGVRFMLVDTDPANVPAVKFFSRKGFGNTRQHIFLSMNLSKHDYYGRLIAYEREKAERAAYKRTRRRPSTQTQGIASEAATKVMVTDTPSTPVEPPNFSDPES, via the coding sequence ATGACAAATCCTGATAAGAACGAGGCTGCATCTAACTACTCTTCTATCTATATCCGCGACCTAGAAATTGATGATCTTGCCCCAGTTTACCACTTGGGAGAAGCTGTATTTACTAGCAATTTGTACCCTTATTTATATCGAACCTGGGATGAATGGGAGGTGATTGGGCTTTACAATACCGATCCGGAATACTGTCTGGTTGCTGAAATCGACGAACAACTGGCAGGGTTCATTTTGGGAACCGTGATTAGCAAGGCATCTTGGACTTATGGATACATTATTTGGCTGGGTGTGAATCCGAATTTTCAGCGTCGGGGCGTCGGAGACAAGCTCGTTGATAAGCTGGTAGAACGGATGATTGAAGACGGGGTGCGGTTCATGCTGGTGGATACCGATCCCGCGAATGTCCCAGCCGTGAAGTTTTTTAGCCGCAAAGGTTTTGGCAATACTCGCCAGCACATTTTCTTGTCGATGAATTTGAGCAAGCACGATTATTATGGCAGGCTGATTGCCTACGAGCGCGAAAAAGCTGAGAGGGCTGCTTATAAACGAACGCGCCGCCGTCCTTCCACTCAAACCCAAGGAATTGCTAGCGAAGCAGCGACAAAAGTTATGGTGACTGACACTCCATCAACTCCTGTCGAACCTCCGAATTTCTCCGATCCCGAAAGTTAA
- a CDS encoding sigma 54-interacting transcriptional regulator, giving the protein MTSKDTVTWLQERTALGVLSAEVLEAIAQLLEEKVVPAQTTLVAEETPPEGLYILKQGQLEGDRANQTGLAWVISFLPGATIHLQELLLDQQAQRTIKTLSECTLWLIPAAQFRKIVAQYPEIAQAFSQQLAQELAQLSSQLNYEQERQTALRPYLVSKARRGVVGKSRYAVRLRQQIKEAAEDRRPVLIFGEPGLEKDNTAALVHFGSSYRREPIVKVNCSALQASGAELFGRASGKPGLIESLGTGTLVLNNIQELPPELTPKLAQLLETNTYTPLSRSEDPPAPSRTCQARIMMIAEKHLPTIERQVGHLIKVPPLRVRKADIEDQVEYYIRLFCRAKGTRKPKVAPEAIRRLQAYDFPGNLKELQSLVERALVQCAGVNLLTEEVFWSAETHKKRFRVNLLNAYPDLRRFLRSSWWPDRINYGFTLGAFALVIALLFLGPQHRSENVALNLFWAWWWPLVLIGFPFVGRLWCSVCPFMIYGEVTQKLSQWLFPGRSLKRWPRQSAEKWGGWFLFGLFVLIYLWEELWDLEDTAYLSACLLLLITAGAMIFSAIFERRFWCRYLCPIGGMNGLFAKLSMTELRAQQGTCSAECTTYQCYKGGPRKGEGLETGGCPLYSHPAQLEENKDCVLCMTCLKACPHRSVELNLRPPGIELWTTHVPHDSEVALLLLLLGGVYLHRLPELQSTLRLNLDLTQFWQHFGFSLVALIVPATVPFLAYSAIKLFKGSVKPRSFIELAYGYLPLVLGANLAHYWRLGLGEAGRILPLTMATFGLSGEGLPVLVAHPAVIEFLQGTTLIFSLLLTMLLTQKIARQSFRALLPQHLGAIALFVSLWAIIVR; this is encoded by the coding sequence ATGACATCAAAAGACACGGTGACATGGCTACAAGAGAGAACAGCGCTGGGTGTACTATCGGCAGAAGTATTAGAAGCGATCGCGCAACTTCTGGAAGAAAAAGTCGTACCAGCGCAAACGACCTTAGTGGCGGAGGAAACGCCCCCCGAAGGACTCTATATTCTCAAACAAGGGCAACTAGAAGGCGATCGCGCTAACCAAACAGGTTTAGCCTGGGTGATTAGTTTTCTTCCCGGAGCCACCATTCACTTACAAGAGCTACTGTTAGACCAGCAGGCTCAAAGAACTATCAAGACACTCAGCGAATGCACGCTGTGGTTGATTCCCGCAGCGCAATTTCGCAAAATAGTCGCTCAATATCCCGAAATTGCCCAAGCGTTCTCCCAGCAGTTGGCTCAAGAACTCGCTCAACTATCGTCTCAACTGAACTACGAACAAGAGCGTCAAACCGCCTTGCGCCCTTATCTAGTATCAAAGGCAAGACGCGGGGTGGTGGGAAAAAGCCGCTATGCAGTCCGGCTGCGCCAGCAAATCAAAGAGGCGGCTGAGGATCGGCGTCCAGTGTTGATTTTCGGGGAACCGGGACTAGAAAAAGACAATACCGCTGCTCTGGTTCACTTTGGTTCTTCCTATCGACGCGAACCGATCGTTAAAGTAAACTGTAGTGCGCTGCAAGCAAGTGGTGCAGAACTATTTGGTCGTGCTAGTGGCAAACCAGGGCTAATTGAATCCCTAGGGACAGGCACCTTAGTCCTCAACAACATTCAAGAACTTCCGCCAGAGTTAACGCCTAAGCTGGCTCAATTATTAGAAACCAATACCTACACCCCCCTCAGCCGTTCGGAAGATCCCCCCGCGCCCAGCCGCACGTGTCAAGCCCGGATTATGATGATTGCGGAAAAGCACCTGCCGACAATTGAGCGTCAAGTCGGTCATTTAATCAAAGTGCCGCCGCTGCGGGTGCGAAAAGCGGACATTGAAGACCAGGTAGAATACTACATTCGCCTGTTCTGTCGAGCGAAGGGCACTCGCAAACCCAAAGTCGCTCCAGAAGCTATACGCCGCTTACAAGCCTATGATTTCCCCGGCAACCTGAAAGAGTTGCAAAGTCTCGTAGAACGGGCACTCGTTCAATGTGCCGGTGTGAATCTGCTCACCGAAGAAGTATTCTGGTCAGCCGAAACCCATAAAAAGCGATTTCGCGTCAATCTTTTAAATGCCTATCCCGACTTGCGGCGATTTCTCCGCAGTTCTTGGTGGCCCGACCGGATTAACTACGGCTTTACTTTGGGTGCTTTTGCGCTTGTCATCGCCCTCTTATTTTTGGGTCCCCAGCATCGCTCCGAAAATGTAGCTCTAAACCTATTTTGGGCGTGGTGGTGGCCTTTGGTATTGATCGGTTTTCCGTTTGTCGGACGCCTGTGGTGCTCTGTTTGTCCCTTCATGATTTATGGGGAAGTCACCCAAAAACTTTCTCAGTGGCTTTTTCCAGGGCGATCGCTGAAGCGTTGGCCCCGACAATCTGCCGAGAAGTGGGGCGGATGGTTTTTGTTCGGGCTATTTGTCCTTATTTACCTGTGGGAAGAACTCTGGGATTTAGAAGATACTGCCTACCTCTCCGCTTGTTTGCTGTTATTAATTACTGCTGGGGCAATGATTTTCTCCGCAATTTTTGAGCGGCGGTTTTGGTGTCGGTATCTCTGTCCCATTGGCGGGATGAATGGCCTTTTTGCCAAACTATCGATGACTGAACTCAGAGCGCAACAGGGTACTTGTTCGGCGGAATGCACCACCTATCAATGCTACAAAGGTGGCCCTCGAAAAGGGGAAGGTTTAGAAACCGGCGGCTGTCCGTTGTACTCTCACCCGGCTCAGTTGGAAGAGAACAAAGACTGCGTTTTGTGCATGACTTGTCTCAAAGCTTGTCCCCACCGTTCGGTCGAGTTAAATTTGCGTCCGCCAGGGATTGAATTGTGGACAACTCATGTACCCCATGATTCGGAAGTGGCGCTGTTACTGTTGCTATTAGGAGGCGTCTATCTCCATCGGTTGCCAGAATTGCAATCAACTTTGAGATTGAACCTGGATTTAACCCAGTTTTGGCAACATTTTGGGTTCTCCCTGGTAGCTTTAATTGTCCCTGCGACTGTGCCGTTTTTAGCTTATAGCGCCATCAAACTCTTTAAGGGTTCCGTAAAGCCTCGCTCGTTTATAGAGTTGGCTTATGGATATTTGCCGCTCGTGTTGGGGGCAAATTTAGCTCACTATTGGCGGCTGGGTTTAGGGGAAGCGGGACGGATTCTGCCGCTAACAATGGCAACTTTCGGTCTTAGCGGTGAAGGGTTGCCTGTATTGGTTGCACACCCGGCTGTGATTGAGTTTTTGCAAGGCACAACGCTAATTTTCTCACTCCTATTGACGATGCTATTAACCCAAAAAATTGCTCGTCAATCTTTCCGAGCGCTGTTGCCTCAGCATCTGGGCGCGATCGCTCTATTTGTGAGTCTCTGGGCAATTATTGTGAGATAG
- a CDS encoding serine/threonine-protein kinase has product MLAEEQVLRDRYHIQCQLGQNSGRRTLLAQDLQTQELVVLKILTFNSDFRWEDLKLFEREAETLKSLSHPAIPRYLDSFELHLPDRQGFVLVQTYIPATSLEEWIKRGRTFSEEEVTEIAKALLNVLNYLHSSNPPVIHRDIKPSNILLTSDRSAHQVGDIYLVDFGSVQTAVREIGTMTIVGTYGYMPPEQFSGRAFPASDLYSLGATLIYLVTGTQPADLLQEDLLLEFEPATHLAPSFVQWLKQMTHPNRKQRFSSAQSALATLEQPSLLQLPSVASATSTPLTLQKPDYSKVSLHKNAETLEIYLPPETSNGGAGCPISFLFCFTIISLIALIGSLPSGNGFLILMSLFLLAVACSSLWQAFFISKVNTYIYIDRKSIKVTQLAWKIRRLVFQASRSSLYKLTYVKRLYRRDTEAGIMEVPPELKIWATEGAINYTDASSSYRIGQSISTDSETRFYGYLTTQELDWLAQELSNWLELPITRE; this is encoded by the coding sequence ATGCTTGCAGAAGAGCAGGTCTTGCGCGATCGCTATCACATTCAATGCCAATTAGGGCAAAATTCTGGACGGCGTACCCTACTAGCGCAGGATTTACAAACCCAGGAACTTGTTGTGCTTAAGATTCTCACTTTTAACAGTGACTTCCGTTGGGAAGATTTAAAACTGTTTGAACGAGAAGCAGAAACCCTAAAATCTCTATCGCATCCGGCAATTCCCCGCTATCTCGATTCCTTTGAATTGCACTTACCCGATCGTCAGGGATTTGTACTCGTGCAAACTTATATTCCTGCAACCTCCTTGGAAGAATGGATTAAGCGCGGACGGACATTTAGCGAAGAAGAGGTAACAGAAATCGCGAAAGCATTACTGAATGTATTGAACTACTTGCACTCTAGCAATCCTCCGGTGATTCATCGGGATATTAAGCCAAGCAATATTTTATTAACTAGCGATCGCTCTGCTCATCAGGTTGGAGATATCTACTTGGTTGATTTTGGTTCTGTGCAAACGGCTGTCCGAGAAATCGGGACGATGACAATTGTTGGAACCTATGGTTATATGCCACCCGAACAATTTAGCGGACGTGCTTTTCCAGCCTCCGATCTTTATAGTTTGGGAGCAACATTAATCTACTTAGTGACAGGAACACAACCCGCCGATTTGTTACAAGAAGATTTGCTGCTTGAGTTTGAACCCGCGACGCATCTGGCTCCCAGCTTTGTGCAATGGCTCAAGCAAATGACCCATCCCAACCGCAAGCAGCGATTTAGTTCAGCTCAATCCGCGCTCGCTACGTTGGAGCAGCCGTCTCTCCTGCAACTCCCATCTGTTGCATCAGCAACATCAACTCCTCTAACTCTGCAAAAACCGGATTATAGTAAAGTTTCTCTTCACAAAAATGCAGAAACTCTAGAGATATATCTACCTCCAGAAACTTCTAATGGAGGAGCGGGTTGTCCAATTTCCTTTCTTTTTTGTTTTACTATTATTTCATTGATAGCACTGATTGGTTCTTTGCCTAGCGGAAACGGATTCTTAATCTTGATGAGCTTGTTTCTTCTAGCGGTTGCTTGTTCCAGTCTGTGGCAAGCTTTTTTCATCAGCAAGGTAAACACTTACATTTATATCGATCGCAAGTCAATAAAGGTAACTCAACTAGCGTGGAAAATACGGCGACTGGTTTTTCAGGCAAGTCGCAGTAGCCTCTATAAATTGACCTACGTTAAGCGCCTGTATCGTCGAGATACTGAAGCGGGCATTATGGAGGTACCGCCAGAGTTAAAGATTTGGGCTACAGAGGGAGCCATCAACTACACAGACGCTAGCTCTAGCTATCGCATTGGGCAATCAATAAGTACAGACAGTGAAACTCGCTTCTATGGTTATTTGACAACACAAGAACTTGATTGGTTGGCGCAAGAATTAAGTAATTGGTTGGAGTTACCAATTACCAGAGAGTAG
- a CDS encoding tetratricopeptide repeat protein encodes MNHHLRRLSVVTATLLISLSCPLPMVGNSWGSDAVLAQVQTREQRRDEAFRLYKVGVQQDQQGQFREALETFQSVLVIVREIGERQREGATLNYLGGAYSNLGQYPKALEYFQQALAIYEEIGNKAGEGTTLNNLGGVYIYLGQYPKALEYFQQALAIYKEIGNKAGEGTMLNNLGLVYIYLGQYPKALEYFQQALAIYKEIGNKAEKGTTLNNLGGVYANLGQYPKALEYYQQALAITQELGGKVMEGKTLTNIGEVYRNLGQYPQALDYHQQALAITQEISDRATEGISLGNIGLVYTYLGQYPKALEYSQQALAIAQEISDRATEGRALINMGEVYRHLGQYPQALESYQQALAIAQEIGGRAAEGTTLNNIGTVYRHLGQYPQALEYFQQALAITQEIGDRAGEGMALGNVGGVYDNLGQYPQALQYYQQALAITQEIGNKAGEGATLNNIGTVYGNLGQPPQALESYQQALDIAQEIGGREVEGTTLNNIGIVYDKLGQYPQALESYQQALGIHKEIGNKAMEGTILSNVGSAYNTQGKYFQAETTLFAAIEALESLRSRELKDDQRISIFEQQAGSYRVLQQALVAQNKFDQALLIAERSRGRALVALLDSKLSENLSNLPDIKPPLLQEVKQVASEQNATVVQYSIIYEPFKIKGKEEWQQKLYIWVIKPTGEIGFKQVDLEKSLNKSLQDLVINSRDSIGVRSRSIFEVTPTNPQPQNPTEKLQQLHKILIAPIADLLPKDPNERVIFIPQESLFVVPFPALQDEQGKYLIEKHTILTAPAIQVLDLTRKQKHNGQRSVKDVLVVGNPTMPKIQIGELVAKLDPLPGAEKEAIQIAKFFNTEALTGSKATKATVMQLMQKSRIIHLATHGLLHDFKGFGVPGAIALAPSGKANDGIDGLLTAGEIFDMKLQADLVVLSACDTGGGNITGDGVVGLSRSLISAGVPSVLVSLWAVNDNSTAFLMTEFYRNLQQNPDKAVALRQAMLTAMKQYPNPKQWAAFTLIGEAE; translated from the coding sequence ATGAATCATCATCTGCGTCGCCTTAGCGTTGTTACTGCAACCTTGCTCATCTCGTTGAGTTGTCCGTTACCAATGGTGGGAAATAGTTGGGGAAGCGATGCTGTTTTGGCGCAGGTGCAAACTAGAGAACAACGCAGAGATGAGGCGTTTCGTCTATACAAAGTAGGAGTTCAGCAGGATCAGCAAGGACAATTTAGAGAAGCTTTGGAAACGTTTCAAAGTGTTTTAGTTATTGTCAGAGAAATTGGGGAGCGTCAAAGAGAGGGAGCCACTCTCAACTATCTTGGGGGAGCTTACAGCAATCTGGGACAGTACCCGAAAGCCTTGGAGTATTTTCAACAAGCTTTAGCTATTTACGAAGAAATTGGTAATAAGGCAGGAGAAGGTACGACGCTCAACAATCTTGGAGGAGTTTACATCTACCTGGGACAGTACCCAAAAGCCTTGGAGTATTTTCAACAAGCCTTAGCCATTTATAAAGAAATTGGTAACAAGGCAGGAGAAGGTACTATGCTCAACAATCTTGGGTTAGTTTACATCTACCTGGGACAGTACCCAAAAGCCTTGGAGTATTTTCAACAAGCCTTAGCCATTTACAAAGAAATTGGTAATAAGGCAGAAAAAGGTACGACGCTCAACAATCTTGGAGGAGTTTACGCCAACCTGGGACAGTACCCAAAAGCTTTGGAGTATTATCAACAAGCTTTAGCTATTACCCAAGAACTTGGTGGCAAGGTCATGGAAGGGAAGACACTCACCAATATTGGGGAAGTTTACCGCAACCTGGGACAGTACCCGCAAGCTTTGGATTATCACCAACAAGCCTTAGCCATTACCCAAGAAATTAGTGACCGGGCAACAGAAGGTATATCTCTCGGCAATATTGGGTTAGTGTACACCTACCTGGGACAGTACCCGAAAGCTTTGGAGTATTCTCAACAAGCCTTAGCAATTGCTCAAGAAATTAGTGACAGGGCAACGGAAGGTAGGGCGCTCATCAATATGGGGGAAGTTTACCGCCACCTAGGACAGTACCCACAAGCGTTGGAGTCTTATCAACAAGCTTTAGCCATTGCCCAAGAAATTGGTGGCAGGGCAGCAGAAGGGACGACGCTCAACAATATTGGGACAGTTTACCGCCACCTAGGACAGTACCCACAAGCGTTGGAGTATTTTCAACAAGCCTTAGCGATTACCCAAGAAATTGGTGACAGGGCAGGAGAAGGGATGGCGCTCGGCAATGTTGGCGGAGTTTACGACAATCTGGGACAGTACCCACAAGCGTTGCAGTATTATCAACAAGCCTTAGCGATTACCCAAGAAATTGGTAATAAGGCAGGAGAAGGTGCGACGCTCAACAATATTGGTACAGTTTACGGCAACCTGGGACAGCCCCCACAAGCGTTGGAGTCTTATCAGCAAGCTTTAGATATTGCCCAAGAAATTGGTGGCAGGGAAGTAGAAGGGACGACCCTCAACAATATTGGGATAGTTTACGACAAGCTGGGACAGTACCCACAAGCGTTGGAGTCTTATCAGCAAGCCTTAGGTATTCACAAAGAAATTGGTAACAAGGCGATGGAAGGGACGATACTTAGCAATGTTGGTTCAGCTTACAATACTCAAGGTAAATATTTCCAAGCCGAAACAACCTTATTTGCAGCTATTGAGGCTCTGGAGTCTCTACGGTCGCGAGAATTAAAAGATGACCAAAGAATCTCTATTTTTGAACAACAAGCTGGTTCTTATAGAGTGCTTCAACAAGCATTGGTCGCACAGAATAAATTTGACCAAGCTCTCTTAATTGCCGAACGCAGCCGCGGTCGAGCTTTGGTGGCTTTATTAGATTCTAAGCTATCAGAAAACCTCAGCAATCTACCCGATATAAAACCCCCACTTCTTCAAGAAGTTAAGCAAGTTGCTTCTGAACAAAACGCTACAGTCGTTCAGTATTCGATTATTTATGAACCATTCAAAATTAAAGGAAAAGAAGAATGGCAGCAAAAACTCTACATTTGGGTGATTAAACCAACAGGCGAAATTGGCTTTAAGCAGGTTGATCTGGAAAAATCTCTGAATAAATCTTTACAAGACCTTGTTATCAATAGCCGTGACTCTATCGGTGTCAGAAGTCGCAGTATCTTTGAAGTCACTCCCACAAATCCCCAACCTCAAAACCCAACTGAAAAATTACAGCAACTCCATAAAATACTCATCGCACCCATTGCAGACTTGCTACCAAAAGACCCTAACGAGCGTGTCATCTTCATCCCGCAAGAATCGCTGTTTGTCGTCCCATTCCCCGCACTACAAGACGAGCAAGGCAAATACTTAATCGAAAAACATACCATCCTCACTGCTCCTGCAATCCAAGTTTTGGACTTAACCCGCAAGCAGAAGCACAACGGTCAAAGGTCAGTCAAGGATGTGCTGGTTGTGGGTAATCCTACCATGCCCAAAATTCAAATTGGGGAATTAGTTGCAAAGTTAGACCCTCTCCCTGGTGCAGAAAAAGAAGCAATTCAAATTGCTAAATTCTTCAATACTGAAGCATTGACAGGTAGCAAAGCCACCAAAGCAACCGTGATGCAACTCATGCAGAAATCACGCATCATTCATCTGGCTACCCACGGCTTACTTCATGATTTTAAAGGATTCGGTGTACCGGGAGCGATCGCGCTTGCTCCTTCTGGGAAAGCTAACGATGGAATTGATGGTTTACTCACTGCCGGGGAAATCTTCGACATGAAACTACAAGCTGATTTAGTTGTCCTCAGCGCTTGCGACACGGGAGGCGGGAATATTACAGGAGATGGTGTAGTTGGCTTATCTCGCTCTTTGATTTCTGCGGGAGTTCCCAGCGTCTTGGTCTCGCTGTGGGCAGTTAATGATAATTCTACTGCCTTTTTAATGACTGAATTTTATCGCAATTTACAACAAAATCCTGACAAAGCTGTTGCCTTACGTCAAGCGATGCTGACAGCAATGAAACAATATCCTAATCCGAAACAATGGGCGGCTTTTACGCTTATTGGTGAGGCGGAGTAA
- a CDS encoding caspase family protein yields the protein MSRISRRHFLQFAGSTITTLGLSQLDIISKGNRYAQILAQNTPRKLALLVGINDYPANDRFFRNLEGCVTDVTLQEELLIHRFGFNPSDIVKLTSNQSSSQQPTRNNILTAFEEHLIKQAKPGDVVVFHFSGHGSRLRDPNPIQGCSNQASNDEFNSTLVVADEGQNSLAPDIMGRTLFLLMSALNTENVTVVLDSCYSGGGTRGNFRVRSVPGDKLNPSPEEIAYQKGWMERLQLSEAELARRRCAGVAKGVVFASAQREQEALDAEFGGFSAGAFTYLMTQYLWQQTDNVGSAIAQITIGINSLSSQVPLADGDLKKPVYFINKQVPPIDAVITKVEGEKAILWLGGVDSESLEAFQPGATFAIVDDKGQTSGKLQLISPRSGLKGEAKLVEKGANASLKPGMLLQESSRVVPADLKLSIGLDPSLGGETNAAKQELSAINRIEAVLAQSGNVPYPGGVQYIFSRMTADYQQKLQKQVENLPVVGSIGLFTQGLELVPKSFDEPGETVTAAVERLEAKLKSLLAARIIKKTLNADSSELSVEVSMNLVEQPNQTLARTSSRGRNTRQELEQTYANKLPVNQLFQFRVTNHESSDLYLTTLLIDSTGGLVVVFPYQWPASNETMKLRPNQTQLIGDPQELKLRAIATGTGEALVIVSRKPLDRAVKTLASLAAELNQDRGALELKEPVEVMGDLLDDLSGERGGIAVEAIPMNTSEMATLSIAFEVSD from the coding sequence ATGTCCCGCATTTCTCGCCGTCATTTCTTACAGTTCGCTGGCTCAACTATAACCACCTTGGGATTAAGCCAGTTGGATATTATCAGTAAGGGAAATCGCTACGCTCAAATTCTGGCGCAAAATACCCCGCGCAAGCTCGCTCTTTTAGTGGGAATTAATGATTATCCAGCCAACGACCGCTTCTTTAGAAACCTGGAAGGATGCGTCACCGATGTCACTTTGCAAGAAGAACTGTTGATTCATCGTTTTGGTTTTAATCCTAGTGATATTGTCAAGCTGACGAGCAATCAATCTTCCTCTCAACAGCCGACTCGCAACAATATTTTAACAGCGTTTGAAGAACACCTAATTAAACAAGCTAAACCTGGAGATGTGGTGGTTTTCCATTTTTCCGGTCACGGTTCTCGATTGCGCGACCCTAATCCTATCCAAGGTTGTTCTAATCAGGCATCGAATGATGAATTTAATAGCACTTTAGTCGTTGCCGATGAAGGACAAAACAGTTTGGCACCGGACATCATGGGACGCACTTTGTTTCTTTTGATGTCAGCTTTAAATACAGAAAACGTCACAGTCGTACTAGATAGTTGTTACTCTGGTGGTGGTACTCGTGGTAACTTTCGAGTGCGTTCCGTACCTGGTGATAAACTCAATCCCAGCCCTGAAGAAATCGCCTATCAAAAAGGCTGGATGGAACGGCTGCAACTGTCCGAAGCCGAACTCGCCCGTCGGCGCTGTGCAGGTGTCGCTAAAGGGGTTGTTTTTGCCTCAGCTCAACGAGAGCAAGAAGCTTTGGATGCCGAGTTTGGGGGCTTTTCTGCCGGTGCGTTTACCTATTTAATGACCCAGTATCTCTGGCAACAAACCGATAATGTGGGGAGCGCGATCGCTCAAATCACTATTGGCATAAATTCGCTTTCTAGTCAAGTTCCTTTAGCAGATGGCGACCTGAAAAAACCAGTTTATTTCATCAACAAACAAGTTCCTCCGATTGATGCTGTAATTACCAAAGTAGAAGGCGAAAAAGCAATTTTGTGGTTGGGAGGAGTAGATTCTGAAAGTCTAGAAGCTTTCCAACCCGGTGCTACGTTCGCAATTGTCGATGATAAAGGGCAAACATCGGGAAAATTGCAATTAATCTCTCCTCGTAGCGGTTTAAAGGGAGAAGCGAAGCTGGTTGAGAAAGGAGCCAATGCGTCTCTAAAACCAGGGATGCTACTGCAAGAATCAAGTCGGGTTGTGCCAGCGGATTTGAAGTTAAGCATTGGTCTTGACCCGTCTTTAGGAGGAGAGACGAACGCGGCTAAACAGGAACTCTCTGCGATTAATCGCATTGAAGCCGTACTTGCACAATCGGGAAATGTCCCCTATCCGGGAGGGGTGCAATATATTTTCAGCCGGATGACAGCAGATTATCAACAAAAACTGCAAAAGCAAGTGGAAAATCTTCCAGTCGTTGGCAGTATTGGTTTATTTACCCAAGGACTGGAACTGGTGCCGAAATCCTTTGACGAACCAGGGGAAACGGTAACAGCAGCGGTTGAGCGTCTGGAAGCTAAACTCAAATCTCTGCTAGCAGCTCGGATTATTAAAAAGACTTTAAATGCCGATTCCTCAGAGCTTTCTGTAGAAGTTTCGATGAACTTGGTAGAACAACCCAATCAAACCCTTGCTAGAACTTCCAGTCGAGGTAGGAATACTCGTCAGGAGTTGGAACAAACTTATGCTAATAAGTTACCAGTGAATCAACTATTTCAGTTTCGAGTTACCAATCACGAGTCTAGCGATCTCTATCTGACGACTTTACTGATTGACTCGACTGGGGGATTAGTGGTGGTATTTCCCTATCAGTGGCCCGCGTCAAATGAGACGATGAAATTACGACCCAATCAAACGCAACTGATTGGCGACCCGCAAGAACTGAAATTGAGAGCGATCGCAACCGGAACAGGAGAAGCGCTGGTAATTGTTAGCCGTAAGCCTCTAGACAGAGCTGTCAAGACATTAGCATCTCTAGCCGCTGAACTGAATCAAGATAGAGGGGCGTTGGAGTTAAAAGAGCCAGTTGAGGTGATGGGTGATTTACTTGATGATTTGAGTGGCGAGCGTGGTGGTATTGCTGTAGAAGCCATACCCATGAACACTTCAGAGATGGCTACTTTGTCAATCGCCTTTGAGGTGAGCGATTAG